AGCATTTAGTTATGCCTCATGTGGTGAATTTGATCTCTGTCTGTTTTCACCAGATCGCCCTATTGCTTCTATTGCTTTCCATGCCAAAGGAGAACTGCTTGCTGTTGCTTCAGGGCACAAGGTATGATATGTGATTTCAAACTTTATTATATCCTAGTTCATGGGTTTTGGTTTTGTAGATTTCATGGCACTGACATTTGAAGTCCTGTTTCAGCTATTCGTATGGCACTACAGCAGGAGAGGGGAGACTTCATCACCAACCATTATATTGAAGACAAGACGTTCACTTCGTGCTGTGCATTTTCATCCTCATGGTGCTCCAGTTCTCTTGACTGCAGAGGtgattattgttattattttttttttttgaagtgttggatttgATTCTTTACTTGTACTGTTGAATGCGTTACATTAATGGACTGATATGCAGGTCAATGATCTTGATTCTTCAGATTCTTCAATGACAAGAGCAACATCTCCGGGTTACTTGCACTATCCTCCTCCTGCAGTATTTTTGGCGAATATTCATTCTAGTGACCGTCTTAAGTTGGCTTCCGAACTCCACCTTGCATCCTTACCTTTCTCATTCATTCCTTCATTTGCAAGGGATGATTCAAGAATAGATTTGTATCACACTGATAGGCCTACTGGTTCAACCAGGGTACAAATGGGTTCTTCTGGTTCAGTGCAATTTCAAGCAGATGCAAATGCAGCTGGCCAATATGATTATATGGTGTTTCCCATGGAAACTTCTCCTGTTTTGCCTTCTTGCTCAAATCCTAGTACAGAAGGTACACAAATTAATTGTGTCCCTAATGGAATGGAAAATGGAATTCCGGACCCCAAAATGGATGCCATGGATTCCACTGAAATGCAACCTGTGGAACAAAACCAGCACAGAAGCTCTGCAAACCTAGATACTTTCAGTGGTGCCAATAGTGCATCACGTGGAGTTCCTGGGCACATATCTAGTCTGCCAGAGTCCATCGAGTTTGGGCATCTGCATCAGTTTTTACCTTGTAGAGGCCCAAAATATTGGGAATTACCTTTTCTGCAAGGATGGTTAATGGGTCAAAGCCAAGCTGGTATATCTCCAATGCTCTCTCTTAATGGTGCCTCTCATGAACATTCATCTCAAAATCTTGGAATGGGTTCTGCCATCTTGAATCCTGATTTGTCTACTTCTAACATTGAGGTTCCAGTAATTTCTCCAGCAATGGCAGGCAGCATCAACTTACCTGGGGTAGCTGGAAGATCTGGCCAGCAACAACGTTTTTCGCGCTCCCACTTGATTTCAGTATCTGAATCTGTGGAACAAGCTGCATCTATTAATATCGCACATGAAGGAAGTGATACTCCACCCATCATGAGTAGAATCCAGTCTGAACTTGCTGCATCATTGGCTGCAGCAGCTGCTGCAGAGTTGCCTTGCACCGTAAAGCTAAGAATATGGTcacatgatttaaaaaatcCTTCTGCTGTGCTCAATGCTGAGAAGTGCCTCTTAACCATACCACATGCTGTCCTTTGTAGGTATGCCTAAAATTTATGGTATTTTGCCTTTCGTTTTTTAAGCTTTCTCCGGTGCTTTTAACTTATCTTGGCATTTTGAAGATCATCATCTTGTTTATACAAATGAAACCATTTGACATGCTTTAGCATGTGCACATGTGATATTAGTTGTTGTGggttatatatattcttaatggTAGTTCCCTGGTCATAAAATGCTTATCTTGGTCAAATGAAATATCAAGTATTTGCATTTCATAAAATTTCTGCCTAGCCTGTCATCCTTGATCCTTGTTACTTATGGTTTAGCATATTTATGACACAACTGTGATTCCAGTGAAATGGGTGCACATTTATCACCTTGTGGGAGATTTTTAGCTGCCTGTGTTGCATGTGTGCTTCCTCATTTGGAAGCTGATCCTGGATTGCAAACACAGGTTCAAGATGTCATAGGGGCCTCAACATCACCCACTCGACATCCAGTCTCAGCACACCATGTCATGTATGAGCTTCGGATCTATTCACTAGAGGAGGCAACGTATGCTTCAGATCCCTTGccaaattttcttttgcattcaAGTCTTTTATAATTCATTCTATGCAATGCTCATTTTGTCCATCCAATGCTTATTCTACTTGTACAGTTTTGGTACAGTACTTGTTTCCCGAGCGATTAGAGCTGCTCATTGTTTGACTTCAATTCAGGtttgttgtttttaatatattataggGACTCCTATATTATTTATCTGTTGACTGGTTTTAGGTGCCATGTTTTGGCTTATTTTGACCTATTTTTTGTTATGATATAGAATCTTGTCTTCTTATTTGCCATGGCTGATGTATTAAAGAAGGCTAAATTCCACAATGGTTTTTTGGTTGAAGTTAAACATTTAACTGAAATCATTCAAAACAACAAGAAGAATAATGACTATTATTACTGTATACATTTTATTTCTCTGTGAGTGTGAGAGTGTGTAAACCAAGACACTAGTTGGTGTGCCAAGCAATTCATATCAACGcatttctttgtttctgattaagaaaaaaaatagtttccaaaACGATTATGAACATGtcaaattaaggaaaaatataagacaTTATTTTCAAGACATTTAAACTATGATGAAGTTGAAATTAGTAAAACAAACAGTTCTTTTTGCCTTTTGGTTTCCTTTGTGCACGCTTTGTGTACTTATGTGCACTTTCTTGCTAGGtgcatttaataatattttttcttgcctattaggaaaggaaaaaataagtaaaacaaacaGTCAACTTAGTGAgctaatatatatttgaaaaacctTCCATTTTCTAAATATCCTCCACATAACCCAAACCATGCATGACTTATCAAGCAACTGCTCAGTCTTTTTCCTCTCCCTCTCCCTGAACTTTCCTAACCTAGTATGCTATTTACCTTCATTATCCTTTTGCAAATTGCTTATCTGTTTTTTTGTAAAGTCAATTCTTTTGGGCAATCTTCTATAAGTAGTAAGGTTGTTCATTCTCTAACTTCTTTGACACTTAtatttatccatatttttttcaaattctatttatattcttgttagacaaccaattttcttaaaagcttaaacttataGGATTTGGGCCCACAATTTATATCATGCATTCTAACATCCTCCCTGTTATGTGTGGCCTCATTCCCACACAAGGAGAGGCACAGAGGTTTGTAGGTATATAACCATAATCAATCTCTTTTGATCTTATACGTAGgcttaataaaattgagaaaataaatattacgTAATGAGGCTTGAACACATGACCTCTCTCCAAacaaggctttgataccatgttagacAATCAATTTTCCTGAAAGCTTAAACTTATAGGATTTGAGCCTACAATTTATTATGCACTTTAACAATtcgaatttaaaatattgactAAGAATAGAGCTAATAAgcatattccattttttttttttttttcaaacatcatAAATATTGGGATTATTGCTTCTGAAAAAGTAAATTGCTAGAGTAAGacattttttcttaaacaaGAGAAGCAACATTCTTTACTCTTTCCATTAGAGATAATAATTAGTTTCTTATATTTTGTCTTGCGCATGCAAATGTGTGTGCTTGATGACTAGTATATGCATATTGGCGGTCttctattaaaatattaaagttatatttagCCTATCAAAATATCtgtctccctctccctctctctcaaTTTAAACATAGACCATTATGTCTAGGATGTCTCTGATTaaaaaagatgattttaaaattatactaATGTAAATGTTTTTGGCCATGTCTGCCATATGCTGCAAACTGCCATGGTTCCTTTACAAAGATGTACATGTTTTCTGGACAATTTATagaggaatttgaaatattttgacaCAAGCAGTGGTGATGTTAACTTTAGTGGATTTGGTTGAACCAGAGGCCTGAAAAGGACTTGATTGAAATCTGTGGAAATTTCAAGATGTTCCAACCCAGTGCCTTTTCTGAAATTGTTTCCATAGAATCTGGATAACTTGTTGAGTATGCTGGGTTTGTTCTGATAGTTAATGCATGTATTATGACGGAATTTGGAAGTAGTGTTGCTTTAAGATTTTTGTTGttgattgatattttgaaaCCTGATCCACTTCATGTTTTATGTCTATTTCTTTAGTTCTTTTTACTAGGTCGATGCCAAACTTATACTGGGGTTGCAGCCCTTTTTTCTGagcatgtt
Above is a genomic segment from Vitis riparia cultivar Riparia Gloire de Montpellier isolate 1030 chromosome 7, EGFV_Vit.rip_1.0, whole genome shotgun sequence containing:
- the LOC117918348 gene encoding uncharacterized protein LOC117918348 isoform X1, translating into MKHMIERPSRPHDPTVVSSSPSGPSSHHSGRNVLQLLAQREICPRSKQFPKRLWGGSSEQNAESFVGPKSEAARDARRGLISWVEADSLQHLSARYCPLMPPPRSTIAAAFSPDGKTLASTHGDHTVKIIDCHTGSCLKVLTGHRRTPWVVRFHPVHPEILASGSLDHEVRIWDANTAECIGSRDFYRPIASIAFHAKGELLAVASGHKLFVWHYSRRGETSSPTIILKTRRSLRAVHFHPHGAPVLLTAEVNDLDSSDSSMTRATSPGYLHYPPPAVFLANIHSSDRLKLASELHLASLPFSFIPSFARDDSRIDLYHTDRPTGSTRVQMGSSGSVQFQADANAAGQYDYMVFPMETSPVLPSCSNPSTEGTQINCVPNGMENGIPDPKMDAMDSTEMQPVEQNQHRSSANLDTFSGANSASRGVPGHISSLPESIEFGHLHQFLPCRGPKYWELPFLQGWLMGQSQAGISPMLSLNGASHEHSSQNLGMGSAILNPDLSTSNIEVPVISPAMAGSINLPGVAGRSGQQQRFSRSHLISVSESVEQAASINIAHEGSDTPPIMSRIQSELAASLAAAAAAELPCTVKLRIWSHDLKNPSAVLNAEKCLLTIPHAVLCSEMGAHLSPCGRFLAACVACVLPHLEADPGLQTQVQDVIGASTSPTRHPVSAHHVMYELRIYSLEEATFGTVLVSRAIRAAHCLTSIQFSPTSEHILLAYGRRHSSLLKSLVIDGETTLPIYTILEVYRVSDMELVRVLPSAEDEVNVACFHPLPGGGLVYGTKEGKLRVLQYDVSHGMNSNGPNSFLGENLAELEQYPRFRQMLSNGRNL
- the LOC117918348 gene encoding uncharacterized protein LOC117918348 isoform X3 — protein: MKHMIERPSRPHDPTVVSSSPSGPSSHHSGRNVLQLLAQREICPRSKQFPKRLWGGSSEQNAESFVGPKSEAARDARRGLISWVEADSLQHLSARYCPLMPPPRSTIAAAFSPDGKTLASTHGDHTVKIIDCHTGSCLKVLTGHRRTPWVVRFHPVHPEILASGSLDHEVRIWDANTAECIGSRDFYRPIASIAFHAKGELLAVASGHKLFVWHYSRRGETSSPTIILKTRRSLRAVHFHPHGAPVLLTAEVNDLDSSDSSMTRATSPGYLHYPPPAVFLANIHSSDRLKLASELHLASLPFSFIPSFARDDSRIDLYHTDRPTGSTRVQMGSSGSVQFQADANAAGQYDYMVFPMETSPVLPSCSNPSTEGTQINCVPNGMENGIPDPKMDAMDSTEMQPVEQNQHRSSANLDTFSGANSASRGVPGHISSLPESIEFGHLHQFLPCRGPKYWELPFLQGWLMGQSQAVISPAMAGSINLPGVAGRSGQQQRFSRSHLISVSESVEQAASINIAHEGSDTPPIMSRIQSELAASLAAAAAAELPCTVKLRIWSHDLKNPSAVLNAEKCLLTIPHAVLCSEMGAHLSPCGRFLAACVACVLPHLEADPGLQTQVQDVIGASTSPTRHPVSAHHVMYELRIYSLEEATFGTVLVSRAIRAAHCLTSIQFSPTSEHILLAYGRRHSSLLKSLVIDGETTLPIYTILEVYRVSDMELVRVLPSAEDEVNVACFHPLPGGGLVYGTKEGKLRVLQYDVSHGMNSNGPNSFLGENLAELEQYPRFRQMLSNGRNL
- the LOC117918348 gene encoding uncharacterized protein LOC117918348 isoform X2, translated to MKHMIERPSRPHDPTVVSSSPSGPSSHHRNVLQLLAQREICPRSKQFPKRLWGGSSEQNAESFVGPKSEAARDARRGLISWVEADSLQHLSARYCPLMPPPRSTIAAAFSPDGKTLASTHGDHTVKIIDCHTGSCLKVLTGHRRTPWVVRFHPVHPEILASGSLDHEVRIWDANTAECIGSRDFYRPIASIAFHAKGELLAVASGHKLFVWHYSRRGETSSPTIILKTRRSLRAVHFHPHGAPVLLTAEVNDLDSSDSSMTRATSPGYLHYPPPAVFLANIHSSDRLKLASELHLASLPFSFIPSFARDDSRIDLYHTDRPTGSTRVQMGSSGSVQFQADANAAGQYDYMVFPMETSPVLPSCSNPSTEGTQINCVPNGMENGIPDPKMDAMDSTEMQPVEQNQHRSSANLDTFSGANSASRGVPGHISSLPESIEFGHLHQFLPCRGPKYWELPFLQGWLMGQSQAGISPMLSLNGASHEHSSQNLGMGSAILNPDLSTSNIEVPVISPAMAGSINLPGVAGRSGQQQRFSRSHLISVSESVEQAASINIAHEGSDTPPIMSRIQSELAASLAAAAAAELPCTVKLRIWSHDLKNPSAVLNAEKCLLTIPHAVLCSEMGAHLSPCGRFLAACVACVLPHLEADPGLQTQVQDVIGASTSPTRHPVSAHHVMYELRIYSLEEATFGTVLVSRAIRAAHCLTSIQFSPTSEHILLAYGRRHSSLLKSLVIDGETTLPIYTILEVYRVSDMELVRVLPSAEDEVNVACFHPLPGGGLVYGTKEGKLRVLQYDVSHGMNSNGPNSFLGENLAELEQYPRFRQMLSNGRNL